In Lewinellaceae bacterium, a single window of DNA contains:
- a CDS encoding ABC transporter permease — MLKNYLKIAIRNFTRNKLYTGLNILGLTVGMAACLLILQYVSYEWSFDRFHEKGDNIYRVINDRYQNGKRVQIGTITYPAVGPLIDEEFPEVVNHTRILFQGSAIIRREEEMLRLEGSYFVDNEFLNLFSFELLAGDRATALREPRQAVLTEKVAKRFFDVADGNYEKALGQNIQLNQDDEPYQVTGILADMPANSLLKTDMLGSYATLKLYMGAAVEQSLEWSDFYHYLEVRPGTDIAALERKLEDFSERHFKGEEVSGAEEHFYLQPLKEAHLNSMHLEYEIGEVGSGRVVWALLAIALFILALAWVNYINLSSVRAIERAKEVGIRRVAGARRGQLARQFLTEAALANAVSLALAGYLAYLAAPLLSSRLGVNLSWQYLLSGDGVQGGLMAGLTGWFLAGILFSGLYPAFLLGRQQTALVLKGQYRQSEGSKRLRKGLVIFQFAASIALVSVTWMVFQQVRFMTHQSLGVDIDQVLRVSQPEQTNWDSTYIERVQGFKDELAAHPDIKAVTASSRVPGERMGRIFGMERQGLEGSSFSSNFIEVDHEYAETYGLEIVAGRDLRATDHNINWPLIENVVINESAVEQLGFEKPDDAIGAVLRFGEKDWTVVGVLQDFHQMSFHHAIEPIVFLPVYHNQEPFSVRISGKNADRAIEHLEAAYARFYPGNLLEYQFLDERVQRLYEADQRFGKILLFFTILAILIACLGLFGLASYMAFLRTKEVGIRKVLGASVLGIVGLLSKDFLRLVGWAALIATPLAWLGGRLWLQDFAYRIDLPWWVFFAAGGIAVLIALLTVSYQAARAALANPVEALRRE, encoded by the coding sequence ATGCTGAAAAACTACCTAAAGATCGCCATCCGCAATTTCACCCGTAACAAGCTTTACACCGGGCTCAATATCCTGGGCCTCACGGTGGGCATGGCGGCCTGCCTGCTCATCCTGCAGTACGTCAGCTACGAATGGAGTTTCGATCGTTTTCACGAAAAGGGAGACAACATTTACCGGGTCATCAACGACCGTTACCAAAATGGCAAGCGGGTGCAGATCGGCACCATCACCTACCCGGCGGTGGGGCCGCTGATCGATGAGGAGTTTCCTGAGGTGGTTAATCACACGCGGATTTTATTCCAGGGCAGCGCCATCATCCGGCGGGAGGAGGAGATGCTTCGGTTGGAAGGCAGTTATTTTGTCGATAATGAATTCCTGAACCTGTTCAGCTTTGAGTTGCTGGCAGGCGACCGGGCCACGGCGCTCCGGGAACCCCGGCAGGCCGTGCTGACGGAAAAGGTGGCGAAGCGCTTCTTCGATGTTGCGGACGGCAATTACGAAAAAGCCCTGGGGCAAAATATTCAGCTGAACCAGGATGATGAGCCCTACCAGGTCACTGGCATACTGGCCGACATGCCGGCCAATTCGCTGTTGAAGACCGACATGCTGGGTTCCTACGCCACCCTGAAGCTGTATATGGGCGCCGCAGTGGAACAATCCCTGGAATGGTCTGACTTTTACCACTACCTGGAAGTCCGTCCGGGGACGGATATCGCCGCCCTGGAACGGAAGCTGGAAGATTTTAGCGAACGCCATTTTAAAGGCGAGGAAGTTTCGGGCGCGGAAGAACACTTTTACCTGCAACCCCTGAAGGAGGCGCACCTGAATTCCATGCACTTAGAATATGAGATCGGCGAAGTGGGTAGTGGGCGCGTAGTATGGGCCCTGTTGGCCATCGCCTTGTTCATTCTGGCGCTGGCCTGGGTCAACTACATCAATTTGTCGTCCGTCCGCGCTATTGAACGGGCGAAGGAAGTGGGCATCCGCCGGGTGGCGGGCGCCCGCCGCGGGCAACTGGCGCGGCAGTTCCTGACCGAGGCGGCTTTGGCTAACGCCGTCAGCCTGGCCCTGGCCGGCTACCTCGCCTACCTGGCGGCGCCGCTGCTGAGCAGTCGGCTGGGCGTCAACCTGTCCTGGCAATATTTGTTGTCCGGCGATGGGGTGCAGGGCGGGCTGATGGCAGGCCTCACGGGCTGGTTCCTGGCGGGCATCCTGTTTTCGGGCCTTTATCCGGCCTTCCTGTTGGGGCGCCAGCAAACGGCGCTGGTGCTAAAAGGGCAATACCGGCAGTCGGAAGGCAGCAAGCGGTTGCGCAAAGGGCTCGTGATTTTTCAGTTTGCCGCCTCCATTGCCCTGGTTTCCGTCACCTGGATGGTCTTTCAGCAGGTGCGTTTCATGACGCACCAGAGCCTGGGGGTTGACATCGACCAGGTGCTGCGGGTCAGCCAGCCGGAGCAGACGAATTGGGACAGCACTTACATAGAACGGGTGCAGGGCTTTAAAGACGAATTGGCGGCTCATCCCGATATCAAAGCAGTAACCGCCTCCAGCCGGGTGCCGGGAGAGCGCATGGGGCGCATCTTTGGCATGGAACGGCAGGGCCTGGAAGGATCGAGTTTTTCCTCCAACTTCATAGAAGTAGACCACGAATACGCCGAAACTTATGGCCTGGAAATCGTGGCCGGGCGCGACCTGCGCGCCACCGACCACAATATAAACTGGCCGCTCATTGAGAACGTGGTCATCAACGAATCGGCGGTGGAGCAGTTGGGTTTTGAAAAGCCTGATGATGCTATCGGAGCAGTGCTCCGGTTCGGGGAAAAGGACTGGACAGTGGTGGGGGTGCTGCAGGATTTTCACCAAATGTCGTTCCACCATGCTATAGAACCCATTGTTTTCCTGCCGGTATACCACAACCAGGAGCCTTTCTCCGTGCGCATTTCCGGTAAAAACGCAGATCGGGCCATCGAGCACCTGGAGGCGGCCTACGCCCGCTTCTACCCTGGCAACCTGCTGGAATACCAATTCCTGGACGAGCGGGTGCAGCGCCTCTATGAGGCCGATCAGCGCTTCGGCAAGATCCTGCTCTTCTTCACCATCCTGGCTATCCTGATCGCCTGCCTGGGCCTGTTCGGGCTGGCTTCCTACATGGCCTTCCTGCGCACTAAGGAGGTCGGCATCCGCAAGGTGCTGGGCGCTTCGGTGTTGGGCATTGTCGGTTTGTTGTCGAAAGATTTTCTGCGCCTGGTGGGCTGGGCGGCGTTGATCGCCACCCCGCTGGCATGGCTGGGCGGGCGGCTCTGGCTGCAGGATTTTGCCTACCGGATCGACCTGCCCTGGTGGGTGTTTTTCGCCGCCGGCGGCATCGCTGTTCTCATTGCCTTGCTGACGGTGAGCTACCAGGCGGCACGGGCGGCGCTGGCGAATCCGGTGGAAGCGCTGCGGAGGGAGTGA
- a CDS encoding ABC transporter permease has product MLKNYLKIALRHLWKHKLFSGINIFGLGAAIGASLLLMLTALQQFSFDSFHLNGPYIYRAYLESYRTRGLERGANMPNPLQPIVEEEAAGIEHAVRWRGGRATVEYGGERYQTGIRYTDPAFFEMFSFKLLEGDPARVLASLNSLVLSESEAVKFFGAATGILGRELKVIVGGMPKNLQVTGVVQDKPYTSSLNYEMITRYENAPDYLEGADNWNNFNHALFLQLKEEQTPQAVEQQLAPITQKYFSNDIERIEQEGASAPDGGPVLRLKLQPLHELHFDRDVSKDGISRAFPIGLLIGAFFILGIACINFINLTLGSSITRAREVGVRKVLGASRRQLAGQFWGEALLVAGLALVLGLALSQLLLPGFNRLFRVQAELNHPHLFLSIALILAGIGLLGGGYPALALSRFQAAEVLKGDTRGQRPGRLRNLLVLAQFAISVLLISCTIIIGQQLQYLRHKPLGFNKEEVVSIPLPTGLDAPQALERLRNELAANPRVKSISAGYNNFGLGMDGSIYTSVISFTQDDREYYTHWQVADYGFTEALEIPLVEGRGFSKDHPTDTTQAILINETFARQLGEGPYVGKVLETDPRREVIGVMKDFNFQSLEKPIEPLSVALASPGGDFPMNYIFVRISPDEAPATMQALEASWKATAPQAPFMASFLNENTNRLYRVEEVMGQLFFSAAALAIILSCMGLFGIAVLAIGQRTKEIGIRKVLGASVAGIVGLLSRDFLKMAALAILVAAPLAWLAMRAWLNNYAYRIDIQWWVFLLAGAMAVLIAFFTLSLQSVRAARANPVEALRSE; this is encoded by the coding sequence ATGTTGAAGAACTACCTGAAGATCGCCCTTCGCCACCTTTGGAAGCACAAGCTTTTTTCCGGCATCAATATCTTTGGCCTCGGTGCTGCGATCGGCGCCAGCCTGCTATTGATGCTAACCGCCCTGCAGCAGTTTTCCTTCGATAGCTTCCACCTTAATGGACCGTATATTTATAGAGCCTACCTGGAGTCTTACCGCACCCGTGGGCTGGAGCGCGGCGCCAACATGCCCAACCCGCTGCAACCCATTGTGGAGGAAGAAGCGGCAGGCATCGAACATGCCGTCCGTTGGCGGGGCGGGCGGGCGACGGTGGAGTATGGAGGCGAACGCTACCAGACGGGCATCCGGTATACGGATCCTGCTTTCTTCGAAATGTTTTCCTTTAAATTGCTGGAAGGCGACCCCGCCCGGGTTTTAGCTTCCCTAAACAGCCTGGTGCTCTCGGAAAGTGAAGCAGTGAAATTCTTCGGCGCGGCAACCGGCATCCTCGGCCGCGAGCTCAAAGTCATTGTAGGGGGCATGCCGAAAAACCTTCAGGTCACCGGGGTAGTGCAAGACAAACCCTACACTTCGAGCCTGAATTACGAGATGATCACCCGGTATGAAAATGCGCCGGATTATCTGGAGGGGGCAGACAACTGGAACAACTTTAACCACGCCTTATTCCTCCAGTTGAAAGAAGAGCAAACACCTCAGGCAGTAGAGCAACAACTGGCGCCCATCACCCAAAAATATTTTTCTAACGACATAGAACGCATCGAGCAGGAAGGGGCTTCCGCTCCGGATGGCGGCCCGGTTCTTCGGCTCAAGCTGCAGCCGCTGCATGAGCTGCACTTCGACCGGGATGTCTCCAAAGACGGCATCAGCCGGGCCTTTCCCATCGGGCTGTTGATCGGCGCCTTTTTTATCCTGGGCATTGCCTGCATCAATTTTATCAACCTCACCCTGGGCAGTTCCATCACGCGAGCCCGGGAAGTGGGCGTACGCAAGGTATTGGGCGCCAGCCGCAGGCAGTTGGCCGGCCAGTTTTGGGGCGAGGCGCTGCTGGTGGCGGGGCTGGCCCTGGTATTGGGCCTGGCGTTGAGCCAGTTGCTGCTGCCCGGTTTCAACCGGCTATTCCGCGTTCAGGCCGAACTCAACCACCCCCACCTCTTCCTGTCCATCGCCCTGATCCTCGCCGGCATCGGCCTGTTGGGAGGCGGATATCCCGCCCTGGCGCTGTCGCGCTTTCAGGCGGCGGAGGTGCTCAAAGGCGATACCCGGGGGCAGCGCCCCGGGCGCCTGCGCAACCTGCTGGTGCTGGCGCAGTTCGCCATTTCGGTGCTGCTCATCAGCTGCACCATCATCATCGGGCAGCAGTTGCAGTACCTGCGGCATAAACCCTTAGGATTCAACAAGGAAGAGGTGGTGAGCATTCCGCTGCCCACGGGCCTGGACGCCCCGCAGGCACTGGAGCGCCTGCGCAATGAACTGGCGGCCAACCCCCGGGTGAAAAGCATCTCGGCCGGCTACAACAATTTCGGGCTGGGCATGGATGGATCCATCTATACTTCCGTTATTTCTTTTACGCAGGACGATAGAGAATATTATACGCATTGGCAGGTCGCGGATTACGGCTTTACCGAAGCGCTGGAAATCCCCCTCGTCGAGGGGCGGGGCTTCTCGAAAGACCATCCCACGGACACAACGCAGGCCATCCTGATCAACGAAACCTTTGCCAGGCAGTTGGGCGAAGGCCCCTACGTCGGCAAAGTCCTGGAAACGGACCCCCGGCGGGAAGTGATCGGCGTGATGAAAGATTTCAATTTCCAGTCGCTGGAAAAGCCGATCGAGCCTTTATCGGTCGCCCTGGCGAGCCCCGGTGGCGACTTCCCGATGAACTACATCTTCGTCCGCATCAGCCCGGACGAGGCGCCGGCCACCATGCAGGCCCTGGAAGCCAGTTGGAAGGCCACTGCGCCCCAAGCGCCTTTTATGGCGTCTTTCCTCAATGAAAACACCAACCGCCTCTACCGGGTCGAAGAAGTCATGGGGCAGCTGTTCTTTAGCGCAGCTGCCCTGGCCATCATCCTGTCCTGCATGGGGCTGTTCGGCATCGCGGTGCTGGCCATCGGCCAGCGCACCAAGGAGATCGGCATCCGCAAGGTGCTGGGGGCCTCCGTTGCCGGCATCGTCGGCCTGCTGTCCCGCGATTTTCTCAAAATGGCGGCCCTGGCCATCCTGGTGGCGGCGCCCCTGGCCTGGCTGGCCATGCGGGCCTGGCTGAATAACTACGCCTACCGCATAGACATACAGTGGTGGGTATTCCTGCTGGCCGGCGCGATGGCGGTGCTCATCGCTTTTTTCACCCTGAGCCTGCAATCGGTGCGGGCGGCGCGGGCGAACCCGGTGGAGGCGCTGAGGAGTGAGTGA
- a CDS encoding HNH endonuclease: MQDQTVKVFWNEQWKKVDFGKPTKSCDYHISNFGRIKSVDKVTKRERLLKGAKARGGLVMLNQKLKDNSTGIVYIHRFVAENFLDRPSDSDLEYILHIDYDKSNNKVNNLRWATEEDWKAYQKTNPHHKGRPARTKNYKLTETQVRLMKKMLLRGKTKRKIIARKFGVSENCAYKIEKGIRWSHVHVNVDDED, from the coding sequence ATGCAAGATCAAACAGTAAAGGTTTTCTGGAACGAGCAGTGGAAAAAGGTCGATTTCGGCAAGCCGACAAAAAGCTGTGACTATCACATTAGTAATTTTGGCAGAATTAAGAGTGTGGATAAAGTCACGAAGCGGGAAAGATTGCTGAAAGGAGCCAAGGCGAGGGGAGGCCTCGTCATGCTCAATCAGAAATTGAAGGACAACTCAACCGGCATTGTTTACATCCACCGGTTTGTTGCCGAAAATTTTCTGGACAGGCCCTCCGACAGCGATTTGGAGTACATCCTCCACATCGACTACGACAAGTCCAACAACAAGGTGAATAACCTTCGTTGGGCAACGGAAGAAGATTGGAAGGCTTATCAAAAGACCAATCCCCACCACAAGGGAAGGCCTGCCCGCACAAAAAATTACAAGCTGACCGAAACCCAGGTTCGCTTGATGAAGAAAATGTTGTTGCGAGGGAAGACCAAACGCAAGATCATCGCCCGTAAATTTGGCGTATCCGAAAACTGCGCCTATAAGATCGAGAAGGGAATTCGGTGGTCGCATGTCCACGTGAATGTGGATGACGAGGATTGA
- a CDS encoding inorganic pyrophosphatase, which yields MSQEAFDKLWKMIGLRYTSHPWHGIPIGKEAPETVTTFIEVIPSDTVKYEVDKLTGYLKIDRPQKFSNIVPTLYGFIPQTYCKEEVAAYCREKTGRENIVGDDDPLDICVLTEREVTHGNIIVRAIPIGGFRMIDGGEADDKIIAVLEKDEVYGNWKDISNIPPNIINRLKHYFLTYKQLPGEEPKCEITDTYGREEALEVIRRSQRDYDKAYGNLEEALSLTLFEALNFSNRQQKILKGLE from the coding sequence ATGAGCCAGGAAGCTTTCGATAAGTTATGGAAAATGATCGGCCTCCGATATACTTCCCATCCGTGGCATGGCATACCGATTGGCAAAGAGGCCCCGGAAACAGTTACTACCTTCATCGAAGTTATCCCGTCGGACACAGTCAAGTATGAGGTTGACAAATTAACCGGATACCTGAAGATCGACCGGCCGCAAAAGTTTTCGAACATCGTCCCCACTTTGTACGGATTCATACCTCAAACTTACTGCAAAGAAGAAGTGGCAGCTTATTGCCGGGAAAAGACGGGGCGAGAAAACATCGTCGGCGATGACGACCCCCTGGATATTTGCGTGCTCACGGAGCGGGAAGTTACCCATGGCAACATCATCGTCCGGGCCATCCCTATCGGTGGCTTCCGGATGATCGACGGCGGGGAGGCCGACGATAAGATCATCGCGGTATTGGAAAAGGATGAAGTTTACGGAAACTGGAAAGACATCAGCAATATTCCCCCCAATATCATCAATCGGCTGAAGCATTACTTCCTCACTTACAAACAGCTGCCGGGGGAAGAGCCCAAGTGCGAAATTACCGACACCTACGGCCGGGAGGAGGCGCTGGAGGTAATACGCCGCAGCCAGCGCGATTACGACAAAGCCTACGGCAACCTGGAAGAAGCGCTTTCTTTGACCCTCTTCGAAGCATTAAACTTCAGCAACCGCCAGCAAAAAATCCTCAAGGGGCTGGAATAG
- a CDS encoding S9 family peptidase: MSQRIFFTLLHLIFFSLLSAQGQKKALAQEDIAAWKQIEGPRLSPNGRWVSYVLKPNEGEPALLLYDTQQKKETVFERASNARLSADNLFLTFLIHPHEDTLKAQRRRKVEEEDLPKDTLAIYNLEDGQLRKIPRVKAFTLPEKWGGWLAYHTAPMPADTTLPDSVKVKKENEENGSLLVLHNLENGKEDSIPYAHSYIAAEEAPRFLIYSTGNDSTFEAGTYLFDGAASRLFPLAAGDGTYAGLALDKKGRQAAFLAYQDTLQPQAVPYTLHFWQDGQAASRPVADSSFAFLPAGWMLSEHGKIEFSEDGGKLYFGIAPPPVLQDTTLLEEEIVNVEVWTYQDARLYTQEEEELEEEQKRSYACVFHRDDDKIVVLGNKELPEVQTGDEGNANIALAYNPFPYYQEVSWEGFPACKDVYLVDLHAGKRSLVARKVCGDPALSPEARYVYWYSHPDSAWYAYSVEKRQARRLAPEVKVAFYDELNDRPMHPSPYGIAGWTTGDDFIMIYDRFDVWLVDPSGQLASNNLTSGRQNGKRYRYIQLDPEERAIEEVKPMLFHTFDEKTKASGYAWFNIHTGVLEQIQEGPYAYESKVQKAREADAYLFTRESFQVFPDLLYSNNHFRSFEKVSNANPQQSGFRWGSVELFRWTGAQGQEMEGLLIKPEGFDPARKYPAITYFYERYAEDLHRHWTPRFPRSFINFPYYASRGYVIFIPDIHYRVGYPGESALEAVTTGLGALLDEGFIDRDRIGVQGHSWGGYQSAYLITRTNLFRCAESGAPVVNMTSAYGGIRWGSGLSRMFQYERTQSRIGATLWEKPLRYIENSPLFYADRIETPVLILHNDDDGAVPWYQGIEFFVALRRLGKPAWLLNYNGEPHGIAKDQNKKDFQRRMQQFFDYYLLDAPMPAWMKSGVPPLEKGIRQGFEAGE; encoded by the coding sequence GTGAGCCTGCGCTCCTGCTCTACGATACTCAACAAAAAAAGGAAACGGTATTTGAGCGGGCCAGCAACGCCCGGCTCAGCGCCGACAACCTTTTTCTAACCTTCCTTATCCACCCTCATGAAGATACGCTCAAAGCCCAACGCCGCCGCAAAGTGGAAGAGGAGGATTTGCCGAAGGACACTTTGGCCATTTATAACCTGGAGGACGGGCAGCTCCGCAAAATACCTCGGGTAAAGGCCTTCACCCTTCCCGAAAAATGGGGAGGATGGCTCGCCTACCATACCGCCCCAATGCCCGCAGACACCACCTTGCCCGACTCCGTAAAAGTGAAAAAGGAGAATGAGGAAAACGGCAGCCTGCTGGTGCTTCACAACCTGGAAAACGGGAAGGAAGACTCCATTCCCTATGCCCATTCCTACATCGCTGCCGAAGAAGCCCCCCGTTTCCTCATCTACAGCACCGGCAACGATTCGACCTTTGAGGCGGGTACTTACCTGTTCGACGGCGCGGCAAGCCGGTTGTTTCCACTCGCTGCCGGCGACGGAACCTACGCCGGCCTGGCCCTGGACAAAAAGGGCCGGCAGGCTGCCTTTCTGGCTTATCAGGATACCCTGCAGCCCCAGGCCGTTCCCTACACATTACACTTTTGGCAGGATGGGCAGGCAGCTTCACGCCCGGTTGCCGACTCCAGTTTCGCTTTCCTTCCTGCCGGCTGGATGTTGAGCGAGCACGGGAAAATTGAATTTTCCGAAGACGGCGGCAAATTGTATTTTGGCATAGCGCCTCCTCCTGTTTTGCAGGACACCACCCTGCTGGAAGAAGAGATTGTCAATGTCGAAGTATGGACGTACCAGGATGCGCGCCTTTATACTCAGGAAGAGGAGGAACTGGAAGAAGAACAAAAACGGTCCTATGCCTGTGTGTTTCACCGCGACGATGACAAGATCGTGGTTTTGGGCAACAAAGAACTGCCCGAAGTACAAACCGGAGACGAAGGAAATGCCAATATCGCCCTGGCCTACAATCCCTTTCCCTATTACCAGGAGGTATCCTGGGAAGGTTTTCCGGCCTGCAAAGATGTCTACCTCGTCGACCTCCATGCCGGAAAGCGGAGCCTGGTTGCCAGGAAAGTATGTGGAGATCCGGCCTTGTCGCCGGAAGCCAGGTATGTCTACTGGTACAGCCATCCGGATAGCGCCTGGTATGCGTATTCTGTAGAAAAGAGGCAGGCCAGGCGGCTGGCTCCGGAAGTAAAGGTTGCGTTCTACGACGAACTCAACGACCGGCCCATGCACCCTTCTCCTTACGGCATTGCCGGCTGGACGACCGGAGACGACTTCATCATGATCTACGACCGCTTCGACGTCTGGCTGGTTGACCCGAGCGGGCAGCTCGCCTCCAACAACCTGACTTCCGGCAGGCAAAACGGAAAGCGGTACCGTTATATCCAACTCGACCCGGAAGAGCGCGCCATTGAAGAGGTAAAACCGATGCTGTTCCACACCTTCGATGAAAAAACCAAAGCCTCCGGTTATGCCTGGTTCAATATACATACCGGGGTGCTGGAACAGATACAGGAGGGGCCTTATGCGTATGAAAGCAAGGTTCAAAAAGCACGGGAAGCCGATGCCTACCTTTTCACCCGCGAAAGCTTCCAGGTTTTTCCGGACCTGTTGTACAGCAACAACCACTTTCGGTCTTTTGAAAAGGTGAGCAATGCCAACCCTCAGCAGTCCGGATTTCGTTGGGGTTCGGTAGAACTCTTTCGCTGGACGGGCGCCCAGGGCCAGGAGATGGAGGGCCTGCTCATCAAACCGGAAGGTTTCGACCCTGCCCGGAAGTACCCGGCCATTACTTACTTCTACGAACGCTACGCCGAGGATTTGCACCGGCACTGGACGCCCCGCTTCCCCCGTTCTTTCATCAACTTCCCCTACTACGCCAGCCGGGGTTATGTAATCTTCATTCCGGATATCCACTACCGGGTGGGGTATCCCGGGGAGAGTGCTTTGGAGGCCGTCACCACCGGCCTCGGCGCCTTGCTCGATGAAGGTTTTATCGACCGGGATCGCATCGGTGTGCAGGGCCACAGTTGGGGCGGTTACCAGTCGGCTTATCTCATTACCCGCACCAACCTTTTCCGCTGCGCCGAGTCGGGCGCGCCGGTAGTCAATATGACTTCGGCGTACGGCGGCATCCGCTGGGGCTCCGGGCTGAGCCGCATGTTTCAGTACGAACGCACCCAGAGCCGCATCGGAGCTACCCTGTGGGAGAAACCCCTGCGGTACATCGAGAACTCCCCGCTGTTTTACGCCGACCGGATCGAGACGCCAGTCCTCATCCTGCACAACGACGACGACGGCGCCGTGCCCTGGTACCAGGGTATAGAATTCTTCGTCGCCCTGCGCCGCCTGGGCAAACCCGCCTGGCTGCTCAACTACAATGGCGAACCCCACGGGATAGCCAAGGATCAGAACAAAAAGGACTTTCAGCGGCGCATGCAGCAGTTCTTCGATTATTACCTGCTGGATGCTCCCATGCCGGCATGGATGAAGAGCGGGGTTCCTCCTCTGGAAAAAGGGATCAGGCAGGGGTTTGAAGCGGGGGAGTAG